In Luteitalea sp. TBR-22, one genomic interval encodes:
- a CDS encoding chemotaxis response regulator protein-glutamate methylesterase: protein MTRVLIVDDSALIRQLLTQILQSDPDIEVVAAVPDPVAAVERLKHERVDVITLDVEMPRMDGLTFLEKLMRAWPIPVLMVSSLTERGCATTLRALELGAVDFVTKPKIDVRAGIEELGQQILAKVHDAARAKVRRRESGAAAPVKVLPNTQALINSTHKVIAIGASTGGTEALREVLQVLPADSPGIVVVQHMPETFTRSFAERLDTLCQIKVKEAADGDRILPGHALIARGNIHMEVRRSGAIYSVRLVDSPPVNRHRPSVDVLFDSCARYLGANAVGVILTGMGNDGARGMRAMHDAGAFTIAQDEASCVVFGMPKEAIAAGGVDEILPLSRVAPGMLRAVAEAA from the coding sequence ATGACTCGCGTGCTCATCGTCGACGACTCGGCGCTCATCCGCCAGTTGCTGACCCAGATCCTCCAGAGCGACCCCGACATCGAGGTGGTGGCCGCGGTGCCCGACCCGGTGGCCGCCGTCGAGCGCCTCAAGCACGAGCGGGTCGACGTGATCACGCTCGACGTCGAGATGCCGCGCATGGACGGCCTGACGTTCCTCGAGAAGCTGATGCGGGCGTGGCCGATTCCGGTCCTCATGGTGTCGTCGCTGACCGAGCGCGGCTGCGCCACCACCCTGCGCGCGCTGGAGCTCGGGGCGGTCGACTTCGTGACCAAGCCGAAGATCGACGTGCGGGCCGGCATCGAGGAACTCGGCCAGCAGATCCTCGCGAAGGTGCACGACGCCGCCCGCGCGAAGGTGCGTCGCCGCGAGAGCGGCGCCGCGGCGCCGGTCAAGGTGCTGCCCAACACGCAGGCCCTGATCAACAGCACCCACAAGGTGATCGCGATCGGCGCGTCGACGGGCGGCACCGAGGCGCTGCGCGAGGTGCTGCAGGTGCTGCCGGCCGACAGCCCCGGCATCGTCGTGGTGCAGCACATGCCGGAGACGTTCACGCGGTCGTTCGCCGAGCGCCTCGACACGTTGTGCCAGATCAAGGTGAAGGAGGCGGCCGACGGCGACCGCATCCTGCCGGGCCATGCGCTCATCGCCCGCGGCAACATCCACATGGAAGTCCGCCGGAGCGGCGCGATCTACTCGGTGCGGCTGGTCGACAGCCCGCCCGTCAACCGGCATCGCCCGTCGGTGGACGTGCTGTTCGACAGTTGCGCGCGGTACCTCGGCGCCAACGCGGTGGGCGTGATTCTCACCGGCATGGGCAACGACGGCGCGCGCGGCATGCGCGCCATGCACGACGCCGGCGCGTTCACCATCGCGCAGGACGAGGCGTCCTGCGTCGTGTTCGGCATGCCCAAGGAGGCCATCGCGGCCGGTGGGGTAGACGAGATCCTGCCTCTCTCTCGCGTCGCCCCGGGCATGCTGCGGGCCGTCGCCGAGGCGGCCTGA
- a CDS encoding methyl-accepting chemotaxis protein, translated as MQWFKNQKMAVKLTLGFGVSFILTLVVGVMALRSLSTVKDLNNVMYQNHALGIAHIKEANISVVRASRALRNAIIDDAVADKQKRWDDARKYRVEFAAAMEKFDKTIVSEEVRKQSREAQEKFKEVSDGQDVAFELTISGKADEAKEMLKSLRAQADEIDKIVDTIEADKMKRLEAAADEIDSTYTSTRSTLIGIIATCMGLTVLLIWTIARLITRPLGETVSVLQHVAKADFSETIKLDTHDEIGDLARATNAAITQIKDALGNVRSAAEAMAKGDFSVEVRKDLPGELGVMANALGTGLTSLRGAVANVREASQGLANGDLTIAVRSDLPGELGVMAAALNEAVTKLRQAMSDVRETANAVASSADQLAAASQEISSGAQEQASSLEETAASLEEMTATIKQNADNAQQASQLAGGARSTAEDGGQVVSEAVQAMSAINDSSKKIADIITTIDEIAFQTNLLALNAAVEAARAGEQGRGFAVVAAEVRNLAQRSATAAKEIKDLISDSTRKVEAGSALVNASGKTLNEIVAAVKRVTDIVAEIAAASREQSSGIEQVNKAVTQMDQVTQANASQTEEMSGTSESLSGEAGKLQGLVRRFKLGEEAMAEQQRPAARKPVAMMSRKPAAGRRPQAPTSGTAALALDNEFQEF; from the coding sequence ATGCAGTGGTTCAAGAACCAGAAGATGGCCGTCAAGCTGACGCTCGGTTTCGGCGTCAGCTTCATCCTCACGCTGGTCGTGGGCGTCATGGCGCTCCGCAGCCTGTCGACGGTCAAGGATCTCAACAACGTGATGTACCAGAATCACGCGTTGGGCATCGCGCACATCAAGGAAGCCAACATCTCGGTGGTCCGCGCCTCGCGCGCCCTCCGCAACGCGATCATCGACGACGCGGTCGCCGACAAGCAGAAGCGCTGGGACGACGCCAGGAAGTACCGCGTCGAGTTCGCGGCGGCGATGGAGAAGTTCGACAAGACGATCGTGTCCGAGGAGGTCCGCAAGCAGAGCCGCGAGGCGCAGGAGAAGTTCAAGGAAGTGTCCGACGGCCAGGACGTCGCCTTCGAGTTGACGATTTCGGGCAAGGCCGACGAGGCCAAGGAGATGCTCAAGAGCCTGCGTGCGCAGGCCGACGAGATCGACAAGATCGTCGACACGATCGAGGCCGACAAGATGAAGCGCCTCGAGGCGGCCGCCGACGAGATCGACAGCACCTACACCAGCACGCGCTCGACGCTGATCGGCATCATCGCGACGTGCATGGGCCTCACCGTCCTGCTGATCTGGACGATCGCGCGCCTCATCACCAGGCCGCTCGGTGAGACGGTCAGCGTGCTGCAGCACGTCGCCAAGGCCGACTTCAGCGAGACCATCAAGCTCGACACCCACGACGAGATCGGCGACCTGGCGCGCGCCACCAACGCCGCCATCACCCAGATCAAGGACGCGCTGGGCAACGTGCGGTCGGCGGCCGAGGCGATGGCCAAGGGCGACTTCAGCGTCGAGGTGCGCAAGGACCTGCCCGGCGAGCTCGGCGTGATGGCCAATGCGCTGGGCACCGGCCTGACGTCGCTGCGCGGCGCCGTCGCCAACGTGCGCGAGGCCTCGCAGGGCCTGGCCAACGGCGACCTGACGATCGCGGTCCGCAGCGACCTGCCGGGCGAGCTCGGCGTGATGGCCGCGGCCCTGAACGAGGCGGTGACCAAGCTGCGCCAGGCGATGAGCGACGTGCGCGAGACCGCCAATGCGGTGGCCTCGTCGGCCGACCAGCTCGCGGCGGCCTCGCAGGAGATCTCGAGCGGCGCGCAGGAGCAGGCCAGCAGCCTCGAGGAGACGGCAGCCAGCCTCGAGGAGATGACGGCGACGATCAAGCAGAATGCCGACAACGCACAGCAGGCCAGCCAGCTGGCCGGCGGGGCGCGCAGCACGGCCGAGGACGGCGGCCAGGTGGTGAGCGAGGCGGTGCAGGCGATGAGCGCCATCAACGACTCGTCCAAGAAGATCGCCGACATCATCACGACGATCGACGAGATCGCCTTCCAGACCAACCTCCTCGCCCTGAACGCGGCAGTGGAAGCGGCGCGGGCCGGCGAGCAGGGCCGCGGCTTCGCGGTGGTCGCGGCCGAAGTCCGCAACCTGGCGCAGCGCAGCGCGACGGCCGCCAAGGAGATCAAGGACCTGATCTCCGACTCGACGCGCAAGGTCGAGGCCGGATCGGCGCTGGTCAACGCCTCGGGCAAGACGCTCAACGAGATCGTCGCCGCCGTCAAGCGCGTCACCGACATCGTCGCCGAGATCGCCGCGGCGAGCCGCGAGCAGTCCTCGGGCATCGAGCAGGTCAACAAGGCCGTCACGCAGATGGATCAGGTGACGCAGGCCAACGCCTCGCAGACCGAGGAGATGTCGGGCACGTCCGAGTCGCTCTCGGGCGAGGCCGGCAAGCTGCAGGGGCTGGTGCGCCGCTTCAAGCTCGGCGAGGAGGCGATGGCCGAACAGCAGCGCCCCGCGGCGCGCAAGCCCGTGGCGATGATGAGCCGCAAGCCAGCCGCCGGCCGCCGTCCGCAGGCGCCGACCTCCGGCACGGCCGCGCTCGCGCTCGACAACGAGTTCCAGGAGTTTTGA
- a CDS encoding CheR family methyltransferase: MSLLGSVPGTVELTTREFDSLRTLIHEIAGIALAPAKRTLLESRLQRRLRALNLRTFSDYIDCLAQPGTPELVEMINCVTTNKTDFYREPHHFRFLQQQVIPAVQSRTVGGRRLRIWSAGCSTGEEPYTIALAIADALGPRLNSWDVKILASDIDTRVLETAAAGTYPADRVDVVPDHLRERYFTRSRTPGAYDIDDAIRRMITFRRINFADPRWPINTQFDVIFCRNVIIYFDRDTQAVLFDRFAQLLKKDGHLIIGHSETLSWLTGTFAQVRGVPTVYRLATAADGDLRPPSVVAAQAAAAAPASRPDAVEPAPRPLAVGSARPALRAGGRLASRLESRLGPRPATASKVGADRRLHHGAIESAAHMPHTHIIHVGGVFASAEAAVVRTILGSCVAACLYDPETRIGGMNHFLLPEGHDKQQDARASTRYGVHAMEVLINEMMHRGADRRRLRAKAFGASEAIKHVVLSREVQERNAQFITRFLEVEGIPLDRSLLGGPRPLEVLFATDTGKAFVRELALPSVERLAHEEDRYSQTLIHPAQPAEDDDITLF; this comes from the coding sequence ATGTCCCTGCTGGGTTCCGTGCCGGGAACCGTCGAACTCACCACCCGCGAGTTCGACAGCCTCCGGACCCTCATCCACGAGATTGCCGGCATCGCCCTCGCGCCCGCCAAGCGGACGCTGCTGGAGTCGCGCCTGCAGCGCCGGCTGCGCGCCCTGAACCTCCGCACGTTCAGCGACTACATCGACTGCCTCGCCCAGCCCGGCACGCCGGAGCTGGTCGAGATGATCAACTGCGTCACGACCAACAAGACGGACTTCTACCGCGAGCCGCACCACTTCCGGTTCCTGCAGCAGCAGGTCATCCCGGCGGTGCAGTCGCGCACGGTGGGCGGGCGCCGCCTCCGCATCTGGAGCGCCGGCTGTTCCACCGGCGAGGAGCCGTACACCATCGCGCTCGCCATCGCCGATGCGCTCGGGCCGCGCCTGAACTCGTGGGACGTGAAGATCCTGGCCTCCGACATCGACACCAGGGTGCTGGAGACCGCCGCGGCCGGCACCTACCCGGCCGATCGTGTCGACGTCGTGCCCGACCACCTGCGCGAGCGGTACTTCACCCGCTCCCGGACGCCTGGCGCCTACGACATCGACGACGCGATCCGCCGGATGATCACCTTCCGCCGGATCAACTTCGCCGACCCGCGCTGGCCGATCAACACGCAGTTCGACGTCATCTTCTGCCGCAACGTCATCATCTACTTCGACCGCGACACGCAGGCCGTGCTCTTCGATCGGTTCGCGCAGCTGCTGAAGAAGGACGGGCACCTGATCATCGGCCACTCCGAGACCCTCAGCTGGCTCACCGGGACGTTCGCGCAGGTGCGCGGCGTGCCCACCGTGTACCGCCTGGCCACGGCCGCCGACGGCGACCTGCGGCCGCCCTCGGTGGTGGCCGCACAGGCCGCCGCCGCTGCGCCAGCGTCGCGGCCGGACGCCGTCGAGCCGGCGCCGCGGCCCCTCGCGGTCGGGTCGGCTCGCCCCGCCCTCCGAGCGGGCGGGCGGCTCGCCTCGCGCCTGGAGTCGCGCCTCGGGCCGCGCCCCGCCACGGCTTCGAAGGTCGGGGCCGATCGGCGCCTGCATCACGGCGCGATCGAGTCGGCGGCGCACATGCCGCACACCCACATCATCCACGTCGGCGGCGTGTTCGCGTCGGCCGAGGCGGCGGTGGTGCGCACCATCCTGGGCTCCTGCGTGGCCGCGTGCCTCTACGACCCCGAGACCCGCATCGGCGGCATGAACCACTTCCTGCTGCCCGAAGGCCACGACAAGCAGCAGGACGCGCGGGCGAGCACGCGCTACGGCGTGCACGCGATGGAAGTGCTGATCAACGAGATGATGCACCGCGGCGCCGACCGTCGCCGCCTGCGCGCCAAGGCCTTCGGCGCCAGCGAGGCCATCAAGCACGTCGTGCTGAGCCGCGAGGTGCAGGAGCGCAACGCACAGTTCATCACGCGGTTCCTCGAGGTGGAGGGCATCCCCCTCGATCGGAGCCTGCTCGGCGGGCCTCGCCCCCTCGAGGTGCTGTTTGCCACCGACACGGGCAAGGCGTTCGTGCGCGAGTTGGCGCTGCCCTCGGTGGAACGCCTGGCACACGAGGAGGACCGCTACAGCCAGACCCTCATCCATCCGGCGCAGCCGGCAGAGGACGACGACATCACGCTGTTCTGA
- a CDS encoding chemotaxis protein CheW: MTTQQAVDQARTDGGQFLTFRLGNEQFGLEILRVQEIKGYSAITPIPNAPSHVKGVMNLRGAVVPVVDLRLKFGMPEVEYTKFTVIILVTVNGKVVGLVVDAVSDVLTLGATDVAAPPIFDASVDTSFMTGLAKAGDGLISLLDIDRVVGMVDEVAPPPQEVAA; the protein is encoded by the coding sequence ATGACGACACAGCAGGCAGTGGACCAGGCCCGCACGGACGGCGGGCAGTTCCTGACCTTCCGATTGGGCAACGAGCAGTTCGGGCTCGAGATCCTCAGGGTCCAGGAGATCAAGGGGTACTCGGCGATCACGCCGATCCCCAATGCCCCCTCGCACGTGAAGGGCGTGATGAACCTGCGGGGCGCGGTGGTCCCGGTGGTGGATCTCCGCCTCAAGTTCGGGATGCCGGAAGTGGAGTACACCAAGTTCACGGTCATCATCCTGGTGACGGTGAACGGCAAGGTGGTCGGCCTGGTGGTCGACGCGGTGTCCGACGTGCTGACGCTCGGCGCCACCGACGTCGCCGCACCGCCCATCTTCGACGCGTCGGTGGACACGTCGTTCATGACCGGGCTGGCCAAGGCCGGCGACGGCCTCATCAGCCTGCTCGACATCGATCGCGTCGTCGGCATGGTCGACGAGGTCGCACCACCGCCGCAGGAGGTGGCCGCCTAG
- a CDS encoding transporter codes for MQAMFRCFVPAMLLVAALGSGAQAQPAAPAPEAPEPGAELPTDRPGFNAPATVVGRGVVQIEMGWSTVHGRDGLNGSVGPQPLLRIGATDHLEFEFTSAGLAAACVIKCDWHGTDIAAGARYVLPVTPLGISLAMTGLLSVPTGSQAFTSEHLDPLGIVHVDRAFGPIGVSYNYIATRIHDEDGEVAATRSGHGLNVGTSIGRWAPFVNFGWRPVHVDGRAPVLAEAGLAYRLARDVQLDVSATRGLNAAEAMWSLSAGIVLRHRPR; via the coding sequence ATGCAAGCGATGTTTCGTTGCTTCGTGCCGGCCATGCTGCTCGTTGCGGCGCTGGGGAGTGGCGCGCAAGCGCAGCCGGCCGCGCCTGCCCCGGAGGCGCCGGAACCCGGCGCCGAGTTGCCCACCGATCGCCCCGGCTTCAACGCGCCCGCCACCGTCGTCGGCCGCGGCGTGGTGCAGATCGAGATGGGGTGGTCCACGGTGCACGGCCGCGACGGCCTGAACGGCAGTGTGGGCCCGCAGCCGTTGCTGCGCATCGGCGCCACCGACCACCTGGAGTTCGAGTTCACGAGCGCCGGACTCGCCGCCGCCTGCGTCATCAAGTGCGACTGGCACGGCACCGACATCGCGGCCGGCGCGCGCTACGTGTTGCCGGTGACCCCGCTCGGGATCTCGCTGGCGATGACCGGGCTGCTCTCGGTGCCGACCGGGTCGCAGGCGTTCACGTCGGAGCACCTCGATCCCCTGGGCATCGTCCACGTGGACCGGGCCTTCGGGCCGATCGGCGTGTCGTACAACTACATCGCCACGCGCATCCACGACGAGGACGGCGAGGTGGCCGCCACGCGGAGCGGGCACGGGCTGAACGTCGGGACGTCGATTGGCCGGTGGGCGCCGTTCGTGAACTTCGGCTGGCGGCCGGTCCACGTCGATGGGCGTGCGCCGGTGCTGGCCGAGGCGGGCCTGGCCTACCGGCTCGCCCGCGACGTGCAACTGGACGTGTCAGCGACGCGCGGACTCAATGCCGCCGAGGCGATGTGGTCGCTGTCGGCGGGCATCGTGCTGCGGCACCGTCCCCGTTGA